GTTTTCTTGTAATTGCTCATAGATGGACCTCATCTTTTCCGCGATAGACATGGGCAGTGATTCTTGCCAGCAAATCAACGAAAAGAATTGGCACTGCGATCAGGACGCAAAAAACAATCACTGACGGAGCATCTTTCGTGAAAATAGTATCCATATCTTTTGTGAACCCCTGGAGAGCAAATAAGTATTCAATCAAAACGAGATTGGACAGAAGGATCCAGATTAAAGTCCTTAACTGGATGACCGCCATTGGCAATACATTGCGAAGGATATGCTTGAAATATATGGTCAGGTTATGCAGCCCCTTCGATTTCGCAAAAATGACATAATCCTTTTCCCATTCGCTTTCGATTTCTTTGATCAGAAACTGTGCCATAAAGAAGGATGGCAAAAGCGACACAACCAAAACAGGCATCAAATAGGATTTTTCGCTCAATCCATAAAGCCTGAACAGCTTGATCCCCGTTTCCTTATACATGTAGATCACCACGAATTGAAGGATGAAAATGATCAATAAATCAGGAACAGCTTCACTAAAATTGATCAAGTCCTTCATCTTTGATTGGATTTTTTTCGGAGTGATGATAAAAAGCCCTGTAAGGATGATGCCTCCCGTGACCATCGCCAGCAAGGAAAGACCGAGAAGCTGCAGGGTATAAAAATAACGTTCTGCAATATTTGTTGTCATCCATTGATGGATAAGCAGAGAAGGATTGAACCGAAATATTTGTCCAGTTACGTCCTGCAGAGAACCTAGAAAAAACTCCGGTCCAAACATCAGCCTCTTTTCTTCAACATAAAAAAGCCGAGGAATGGATAGGAATAATACGGTTCCCGCTAAAATACACAATCCTCTGAACAGGTAATGAACAAACAACTTCATTCCATGGCCCTCCAGGAATATTTTTATGTTAAACGATGCTTGTGGAGAGAAAGTTTCACTAACTGAAGAATTTTGCTTAATACTAAAAATCAGCCTGTAATATGTTAAAGTAAGAATGTGATTTGGAAGAATTAAACTTATCTGTGATTGGGGGGAAGAGCTTATGAGGGAACTCTTTGAGCCGGGTACAGAGGATGTCTTTCAGCTATTTTCCAGTGTCCATATGTTTACGCTTGCGGCTTTCCTGCTTATGGCTATCCTGCTCTTCTTGTTCCGTAAGCCGCTGAGAAATCCCCGTGCCAACCGTATTGCGCGGTTCGGATTATTTTTTGTGCTGATTATTTCTGAAATCAGCCTGCAAGTCTGGCTTTGGTGGAGCGGCCATTGGAGCTACCAATACTCGCTGCCCCTTCATCTGAGCAGCATCTCACTCATCCTCTCCGCCATTTTACTTTTAGCAAGAAACTATGCATTATTCGAGTTCACCTATTTTGTCGGTGTCGGCAGCGCCCTGCAGGCGATGATCACGCCGGACATCAGCCTGTATACCTTCCCACACTACCGCTATGTCCATTTCTTCATTTCCCATGGAGGAACCGTAATCGCCAACCTGTTCATGGTATTTGTGGCCGGATACAGACCGACCGGGAAATCTATTTTGAAAGCATTTCTCTGGCTCAACGTCTATACACTGATCGTCTTTATCACCAACTCCCTGATTGAAGGAAACTATATGTACATCTCTGAAAAACCAGTCAATCCATCGCTGATTGACTATCTTGGACCATGGCCGTGGTATATCCTGTCACTGGAGGTTATCGCACTGATCACCTTCGTGCTCTTGTATCTTCCCTTCTGGGTAGCCACCAAGATACATCGGGAAAAACAGCATGATTAACCTACAAAAAGCCCAGAGGTCTCTGGGCTTCTCTCCATCTTCAAATGTTAGCTAACTACCAAGTCAAACGCTGGAGTTTTATATTATCAGCAGCTACCGGATATCCAGAGCCGAACGAATCTAATCCTGGATTGCCGTAAAATGGATAGCCATCTTCCTGATATCCTCCGGGTCCTATTGGGTAGCCGCTTCCCGCCGGACCTGGATATCCTCCTGTCCCCACTCCCGGATAACCGCCTATATTGCCATCCGGGTAACCTCCGAAGCCTGGTCCCGGATAACCGCCTATATTGCCACCCGGGTAACCACCGAATCCTGGTCCAGGGTAACCACCGAATCCTGCACCAGGATAACCGCCAGGAGGAAAATAAGGTACTCCTGGGAAACCTGCTCCCGGATATCCGAAAGGCGGCGGTGGCAATGGACGGGGATTTGCCAGAGCACCGCCAAGAAAACCACCCGCTAAACCGCCCAAAAACGGCAACCAGCCAAGACCAGCGCCAAATCTATAATCATTTCGTTGATAACCATTCACGTATCGATACATATTTTAAGAACCTCCTCTTCTCCCATACTTATGCATGTTCCGCCAATTTTGTCTGGGCCCCACTTCATGCAAACAGCTCAGCTTAATAAACCGGAACAAGCGGAGATCCTGTGACCAGATAAGGTTGTTATTGGATATCTAATTCCATTACCGTTGAGACAGGTTTAAAGCCCAATTTTTCACAAAGGATTCTTGAAGGATTGCCGTCGAACACATTAATCTGGATTGTCCTGATTCCCAGCGCCTTCAACTCATTAATCGCCGCTGTCGCAAGATCCAAAGCGACACCTGACCTCCTGAATTTTGGGAATACATATGCACTAAGCAGATTCCCCATGACCTGGCCCTTTACAGCGTTCCAATCTGTAGCCAGCAAGATCCATCCCCTCACCCGTCCGTTTTCTATATCGATGAGAAAATAGCCCCCATTTTGGATTATAGGCATAAAAAGGTTATATGCATTCTGCACACCATTTTCAGCGTATCCCATCGAGCTCTCCTTCATCACTTTGCCAGACAACTGAACAATATAGTTTGCCTCTGCCTGGGTTGCTCTCCTGATCGCCATACTACATACCTCGATTCAAAACTAATATGTACTAATATATAGAAAGTCTCCGATATGAGTGCTTGTATTAAAGTATGGAAATCATATTCCTTTATCGTTTACTGAAAAACGCCTTCAGAAACACTTAATCAGGAGCAAGTCACTGCAATAAACAGGTCCATAAATCTGTTTTATATTTAACTTTTGCCAACAGAAGGTTATAATAAGAACAAGAACATACGTTCCTATACGGAGGAGAAGGTTTATGGAAAGTTGGGAAGCAAGCTACATTGCAGGAGTTATTGACGGTGAAGGAAGTATTACCTTAACGAGAATGCATAATAAGGAACACCGCAGACCAATGATTTCTATTGCTTCAACAGATAAAGAACTATTGCTTTATGTTCAGACTTTAACTGGAGGAGCCATTACAAACAAAAAGAATTATAAGCCTAACATACATAAGAATTCTTATACTTTGACCATAAAGAATAAAGATGAAGTCCTAACTACTCTACACCATATTCAACCCTTTTTAAGAATTGAACGGAAGCGTCTGCGGGCATTATGGATAATAAATCACTACGAGTCAGTTACTCCACGCAATGGTAAATATAGACCTGAAATGTTATAAGCAAAAGTAGAATTTGAAGAATCATTCTTTAAGTTTTAAGAAAGCTCTTTTTTACAATAAAAAAAGCATAAGCCTGCCATCTGGCAAACTTATGCTTTAGTTCACATGTGACGTAAGCCATATAAT
The window above is part of the Mesobacillus jeotgali genome. Proteins encoded here:
- a CDS encoding GNAT family N-acetyltransferase — encoded protein: MAIRRATQAEANYIVQLSGKVMKESSMGYAENGVQNAYNLFMPIIQNGGYFLIDIENGRVRGWILLATDWNAVKGQVMGNLLSAYVFPKFRRSGVALDLATAAINELKALGIRTIQINVFDGNPSRILCEKLGFKPVSTVMELDIQ
- a CDS encoding ABC transporter permease subunit, whose translation is MKLFVHYLFRGLCILAGTVLFLSIPRLFYVEEKRLMFGPEFFLGSLQDVTGQIFRFNPSLLIHQWMTTNIAERYFYTLQLLGLSLLAMVTGGIILTGLFIITPKKIQSKMKDLINFSEAVPDLLIIFILQFVVIYMYKETGIKLFRLYGLSEKSYLMPVLVVSLLPSFFMAQFLIKEIESEWEKDYVIFAKSKGLHNLTIYFKHILRNVLPMAVIQLRTLIWILLSNLVLIEYLFALQGFTKDMDTIFTKDAPSVIVFCVLIAVPILFVDLLARITAHVYRGKDEVHL
- a CDS encoding TIGR02206 family membrane protein, which translates into the protein MRELFEPGTEDVFQLFSSVHMFTLAAFLLMAILLFLFRKPLRNPRANRIARFGLFFVLIISEISLQVWLWWSGHWSYQYSLPLHLSSISLILSAILLLARNYALFEFTYFVGVGSALQAMITPDISLYTFPHYRYVHFFISHGGTVIANLFMVFVAGYRPTGKSILKAFLWLNVYTLIVFITNSLIEGNYMYISEKPVNPSLIDYLGPWPWYILSLEVIALITFVLLYLPFWVATKIHREKQHD
- a CDS encoding LAGLIDADG family homing endonuclease, with the protein product MESWEASYIAGVIDGEGSITLTRMHNKEHRRPMISIASTDKELLLYVQTLTGGAITNKKNYKPNIHKNSYTLTIKNKDEVLTTLHHIQPFLRIERKRLRALWIINHYESVTPRNGKYRPEML